In the Lascolabacillus massiliensis genome, one interval contains:
- the coaBC gene encoding bifunctional phosphopantothenoylcysteine decarboxylase/phosphopantothenate--cysteine ligase CoaBC, with amino-acid sequence MSLKGKHIVLGITGSIAAYKSAVLTRLLVKQGAEVQIVITPAGKEFITPVTLSALSGRAVISEFFATGDGTWHSHVDLGLWADLMIIAPATASTLGKMANGIADNMLITTYLSMKAPVFAAPAMDLDMFKHVSTQRNIQRLIDDGVHIIEPGIGELASHLEGKGRMEEPENIVAILDKFFSSDSVTSKADDLNKKKILITAGPTYERIDPVRFIGNFSSGKMGYAIAEECASRGAEVTLITGPVNLTATNKNIKTINVESAEEMFQESMNIFPQMDIAILSAAVADYKPSHSKDKKIKRKESEKITIDLTPNPDIAASLGKIKRSDQLLIGFALETNDEEANAIKKLEKKNFDYIVLNSLQDEGAGFGKDTNKVTIISRKGEKVAFGLKSKKEVAVDIINTVLFSNFHK; translated from the coding sequence ATGTCGCTAAAAGGAAAACATATAGTTTTAGGTATAACAGGCAGTATTGCAGCCTATAAATCAGCAGTACTTACCAGATTACTTGTAAAGCAAGGTGCTGAAGTGCAGATTGTAATCACGCCAGCAGGAAAAGAATTTATCACTCCTGTTACTTTATCAGCTTTATCAGGAAGAGCTGTGATTAGCGAGTTCTTTGCTACCGGTGATGGTACGTGGCACAGTCATGTTGACCTGGGCTTATGGGCTGATTTGATGATTATTGCACCTGCCACAGCTTCTACACTGGGTAAAATGGCTAATGGAATTGCTGATAATATGCTGATAACTACTTACCTCTCAATGAAAGCACCTGTATTTGCTGCTCCGGCAATGGACCTGGATATGTTTAAGCATGTATCTACTCAACGAAATATTCAGAGACTTATTGATGATGGTGTGCATATAATTGAGCCTGGTATAGGAGAGCTTGCCAGTCATCTCGAAGGTAAAGGCAGAATGGAGGAACCTGAGAATATTGTTGCAATACTGGATAAATTTTTCAGTTCAGATAGTGTAACTTCTAAAGCAGACGATTTAAATAAAAAAAAAATTCTGATAACAGCGGGACCCACTTATGAGCGTATTGACCCTGTCAGATTTATAGGCAATTTCTCTTCAGGCAAAATGGGTTATGCCATAGCGGAAGAGTGTGCCTCACGAGGTGCCGAGGTAACTCTTATTACCGGACCTGTTAATCTCACAGCAACAAATAAAAATATCAAAACTATTAATGTAGAATCGGCTGAGGAGATGTTCCAAGAATCTATGAATATATTTCCTCAGATGGATATAGCTATTTTATCTGCTGCTGTTGCCGACTACAAGCCATCTCATTCAAAAGACAAAAAGATTAAGAGAAAAGAGAGTGAGAAAATTACAATTGATCTTACTCCTAATCCGGATATTGCCGCCTCACTTGGGAAAATTAAAAGGTCTGACCAACTTCTTATCGGTTTTGCATTGGAAACCAATGATGAAGAGGCTAATGCTATAAAAAAGCTGGAGAAGAAGAATTTCGACTATATAGTACTCAACTCTTTGCAGGATGAGGGAGCTGGTTTTGGAAAGGATACAAATAAGGTGACAATAATTTCCCGAAAAGGTGAAAAGGTGGCATTCGGATTAAAATCTAAGAAAGAGGTTGCAGTTGATATTATTAACACTGTTTTATTCTCAAATTTTCATAAATAA
- the hisF gene encoding imidazole glycerol phosphate synthase subunit HisF codes for MLKKRIIPCLDIKNGRTVKGVNFVGLRDAGDAVELSKRYVSEGADELVFLDITATVENRKTLTELVEKVAREINIPFTVGGGIRSVEDARLIIKAGADKVSINSSAVERPQLITEIADQFGSQCVVLAIDTKKEDNGEWKVYVHGGRTPTPLLTTTWAKEGERMGAGEILLTSMNYDGTKAGFDIEITGKVCEAVNIPVIASGGAGTKEHFAEVFKKTKASAALGASVFHFGEIPIPELKKYLKEQNIEIR; via the coding sequence ATGCTAAAAAAGAGAATAATACCCTGCTTAGACATCAAAAATGGTCGCACAGTAAAAGGAGTTAATTTTGTTGGACTTCGCGATGCAGGTGATGCAGTTGAACTTTCTAAACGTTATGTATCTGAAGGAGCTGATGAACTTGTTTTCCTGGATATAACAGCAACAGTAGAAAATAGGAAAACACTTACAGAACTTGTTGAAAAGGTTGCACGTGAGATTAATATACCATTTACTGTGGGTGGTGGAATAAGATCAGTAGAAGATGCCAGGCTAATAATAAAAGCAGGTGCCGATAAAGTAAGTATCAACTCCTCCGCAGTAGAAAGACCACAACTTATAACAGAAATTGCCGATCAGTTTGGTAGTCAATGCGTGGTTCTAGCCATAGATACTAAAAAAGAAGATAATGGTGAGTGGAAGGTTTATGTTCATGGAGGCAGAACCCCTACCCCTTTATTAACAACCACATGGGCAAAAGAGGGAGAAAGAATGGGTGCAGGTGAAATACTATTGACTTCAATGAATTACGATGGAACTAAAGCCGGATTCGACATAGAGATAACCGGTAAAGTTTGTGAAGCTGTAAACATTCCTGTAATTGCTTCAGGTGGAGCAGGCACTAAAGAGCATTTTGCAGAAGTCTTTAAGAAAACCAAGGCCAGTGCAGCATTAGGTGCATCTGTATTCCATTTTGGAGAAATCCCCATACCTGAATTAAAGAAATATTTAAAAGAACAAAATATAGAAATACGATGA
- a CDS encoding M23 family metallopeptidase translates to MIFRTSRYISVLLVLLSTLSAYSQIYRYPVNIPPALSGGFGELRSNHFHSGIDFKTQQAVNKPILAIEDGYVSRISVSPGGYGLALYLDHPSTGHTSVYAHLNSFSKEIADYVKSKQYELESYSINLYPEAELFPVKRGQQIALSGNTGSSGGPHLHFEIRDSKSEDPLDALEFLPAIADTQKPDLRGIAFYPVKDRGIINGSIDPIRINISKDANGNPVRLGRTINAWGLIGIGVKAYDRMNGQNNIYGVKYIRLFVDGNPVFSSTINRFSFSDTRMLNSFIDFVDFKKNRSYFMKSFIEPGNSLPFYNSINNGYVEIDEEREYDFHYELEDHYGNTLSYRFKVNGMQQPIQKTTECKNRMLWNTDNSYLEMGSSIYIPSGNLYSDLCFNYEKEKNSSYYSDIHSLHNNPVPLHNSADLWIKLNSDTLSNKNNYGIVRLNDNGSDSWVGGKYNRGGISVSIRELGDSYAISADTQPPVITPLAPENWTSQRRIRIRLTDNKSGVASFRGEINGEFVLFTHDSKSSVYTYDFDESRLPKGEKLTLVFTATDAAGNSSEYRKQL, encoded by the coding sequence ATGATTTTTAGAACTTCTCGATATATATCTGTTTTACTAGTACTACTGTCTACATTATCAGCATATTCTCAGATTTACAGATATCCTGTAAACATACCTCCTGCATTAAGTGGAGGTTTTGGGGAGCTTAGAAGTAACCATTTTCATTCCGGAATCGATTTCAAAACTCAACAGGCTGTTAACAAGCCCATTTTGGCTATTGAAGATGGTTATGTTTCAAGAATAAGTGTATCTCCGGGAGGATATGGACTTGCTCTGTATCTTGATCACCCGTCAACCGGACACACGAGTGTTTATGCTCACCTGAACAGTTTTTCGAAAGAGATTGCCGATTATGTGAAATCAAAACAATATGAGCTTGAAAGCTACAGTATTAATCTTTATCCTGAAGCAGAATTATTTCCTGTAAAACGTGGACAGCAGATTGCTTTGAGTGGCAATACGGGCAGTTCAGGTGGTCCGCATCTCCATTTCGAGATACGTGATTCCAAGTCTGAAGATCCTTTAGATGCTCTTGAATTTTTACCTGCAATAGCTGATACTCAAAAGCCCGACTTGAGAGGAATTGCTTTTTATCCTGTTAAAGACAGGGGGATTATTAATGGTTCAATAGACCCAATCAGAATTAATATCAGTAAGGATGCCAATGGTAATCCGGTGCGACTTGGCAGAACAATTAATGCATGGGGTCTTATTGGTATAGGAGTTAAGGCATATGATAGAATGAATGGTCAGAATAACATTTATGGGGTAAAGTATATCAGATTGTTTGTTGATGGTAACCCTGTCTTCAGCAGCACAATCAACCGATTTTCTTTCTCTGATACAAGAATGTTGAACTCTTTTATCGACTTTGTTGACTTCAAGAAGAACAGATCCTACTTTATGAAGTCGTTTATTGAACCTGGTAACTCCCTACCCTTCTACAACTCTATAAATAATGGGTATGTTGAAATAGATGAAGAAAGGGAGTATGACTTTCATTACGAACTTGAAGATCATTATGGTAACACACTGAGTTACAGATTTAAGGTTAACGGAATGCAACAACCTATTCAAAAAACAACTGAATGTAAAAACAGGATGTTGTGGAATACAGATAACTCCTATCTGGAAATGGGATCCAGCATTTATATCCCATCAGGTAACCTCTATTCTGATTTATGTTTCAATTACGAAAAAGAGAAAAACAGCAGCTACTATTCTGACATTCATTCACTGCATAACAATCCGGTACCTCTACATAACAGTGCTGATCTATGGATAAAACTAAATAGTGATACTCTTAGCAACAAGAATAATTATGGCATTGTCAGACTTAATGATAACGGCTCCGACAGTTGGGTTGGGGGCAAATATAACAGAGGCGGGATTTCAGTTTCAATAAGAGAACTGGGAGATAGTTATGCTATATCGGCAGACACTCAGCCACCTGTAATCACTCCTCTGGCACCGGAAAACTGGACTAGTCAGCGACGTATTCGGATAAGGCTTACTGACAATAAAAGTGGGGTTGCCTCATTCAGAGGCGAGATCAATGGTGAGTTTGTGCTGTTTACTCACGATTCTAAATCATCTGTATATACTTATGATTTTGATGAATCGAGACTCCCTAAGGGAGAGAAGCTAACTTTAGTATTTACTGCAACTGATGCCGCAGGAAACAGCAGCGAATACAGGAAACAGCTATAA
- a CDS encoding PspC domain-containing protein: MKKVININFQGQVIAIEETAYEILKQYIESLKKYFSQEDGGDEIVNDIENRIAELFGNRLKLGINCITDDDVESIINSIGRPEDFDTEYKVDSESESKKIDEEVSEESELKSEEEPRTLNRNSKDQIIGGVCSGVAHYFKIDPTWIRLLFVIFFGILFWVYIILWIVLKAKPLESNVTKRLYRNPNDKYIAGICGGIAAYFKIESWIPRLIFILPLFINIFGIISFFPLSHLFKDVDFNWNINGSVLLLYLVLWAIVPEAKTVKQKLEMMGEDDYIKNIRNRVNDNVASTKSKNAADNTGSENSFKNNNTQMPPEPPKSERKYSDSASSERSGCMNVFMVLLKIVFFTFAGIFALTLLAVFGGLFFAGTQLISLKSLFIDPGYENNLLIASLIALTVVPIISIIIWIIRRVMKAKSRPFIGVVVSILWFSGLVMSGILASEVADKFKAQASDEETLVLNPTTSGKLYIEMEPYRNDYAEYRFGFGYNPGIDELPYKNVNEDSLLFNSINLQIRQSTDSLFHVRKIAASYGNDLRQAKSDAEQFSYNIVQKDSVILLPEFFSVPAEQGYRKQSITVEIAVPAGKSVEVSDVLEEYRENEPPAVARKRIRSYRSSYTPVTL, encoded by the coding sequence ATGAAAAAGGTAATCAATATTAATTTCCAGGGACAAGTTATTGCAATTGAAGAAACTGCTTACGAAATATTGAAGCAATATATCGAAAGCCTGAAAAAGTATTTTTCCCAAGAGGATGGTGGTGATGAAATTGTTAACGACATTGAGAACCGTATTGCTGAGTTATTCGGAAATAGGTTGAAATTAGGAATCAATTGTATTACTGATGATGACGTTGAATCAATAATTAACAGTATTGGTAGACCTGAAGATTTTGATACTGAGTATAAAGTAGATTCAGAATCTGAATCTAAGAAAATAGATGAAGAGGTTTCAGAAGAATCTGAACTTAAGTCTGAAGAAGAACCACGAACTCTTAACAGAAACTCAAAAGATCAAATCATTGGTGGTGTATGTAGTGGAGTTGCACATTATTTTAAAATTGATCCAACATGGATTAGACTGTTGTTTGTGATTTTCTTCGGGATTTTATTCTGGGTATATATAATTCTTTGGATTGTACTTAAAGCTAAACCGCTTGAATCTAATGTGACTAAGAGACTTTACAGAAATCCAAATGATAAGTATATAGCAGGTATTTGTGGTGGTATAGCAGCTTATTTTAAGATTGAGTCATGGATACCCCGTCTGATTTTTATATTGCCTCTTTTTATAAATATATTTGGAATCATATCATTTTTTCCACTGAGTCACCTTTTTAAGGATGTTGATTTTAACTGGAATATAAATGGCAGTGTATTATTGTTATATTTAGTGCTTTGGGCTATTGTGCCTGAGGCTAAGACAGTGAAACAGAAGCTCGAGATGATGGGCGAAGATGACTATATAAAAAATATCAGAAACAGGGTTAATGATAATGTTGCAAGCACTAAATCCAAAAATGCAGCTGATAATACTGGTTCTGAGAACAGTTTCAAGAACAATAATACACAAATGCCTCCTGAACCTCCGAAAAGTGAGAGGAAATATTCAGATTCGGCTAGTTCAGAAAGATCTGGATGTATGAATGTCTTTATGGTTCTCTTAAAAATAGTGTTTTTTACATTTGCCGGAATATTTGCACTGACACTACTTGCAGTTTTTGGAGGTCTGTTTTTTGCAGGCACACAGCTAATATCGCTTAAGTCGCTTTTTATTGATCCGGGATATGAAAATAACCTTCTGATAGCTTCTTTAATAGCTCTTACAGTTGTACCTATTATTTCAATTATAATATGGATTATACGCCGTGTTATGAAAGCTAAATCACGCCCGTTTATTGGTGTTGTTGTCTCAATATTGTGGTTCTCGGGTCTTGTTATGTCAGGTATACTTGCATCTGAAGTGGCTGATAAATTCAAAGCACAAGCTTCTGATGAAGAGACTTTGGTCTTGAATCCTACCACTTCTGGAAAATTATATATAGAGATGGAGCCATATCGTAATGATTATGCAGAATATAGATTCGGTTTTGGATATAATCCTGGAATAGATGAACTTCCATATAAAAATGTAAACGAAGATTCATTACTCTTTAACTCCATAAATCTGCAGATAAGACAAAGCACTGATTCACTTTTTCATGTGAGGAAGATTGCAGCATCATACGGAAATGATCTACGTCAGGCAAAGAGCGATGCTGAGCAATTCAGCTATAATATTGTTCAAAAAGATTCAGTCATATTATTGCCGGAGTTTTTCTCTGTACCAGCTGAACAAGGGTATCGCAAACAGAGTATTACAGTAGAAATTGCAGTACCTGCAGGTAAGTCGGTTGAGGTGAGCGATGTGTTGGAAGAGTACAGGGAAAATGAACCTCCTGCTGTTGCAAGAAAAAGGATAAGAAGCTATAGAAGTTCTTATACACCAGTTACTTTATAA
- the hisIE gene encoding bifunctional phosphoribosyl-AMP cyclohydrolase/phosphoribosyl-ATP diphosphatase HisIE produces the protein MKIDFEKSDGLVPVIVQHTNTLQVLMLGYMNKEALEKTETEGKVTFFSRSKGRLWTKGETSGNYLMVEDIRTDCDNDTILIKAKPIGPTCHTGKTSCFDGDKTTSRGFLYELEKVIEQRITDNTEGSYTAQLFSKGINKVAQKVGEEAVELVIESKDDNLELFKNEAADLMYHFLILLKTKNLRLEDIEEVLSDRHK, from the coding sequence ATGAAAATAGACTTTGAAAAGAGTGATGGTCTGGTACCAGTTATTGTACAACATACCAATACATTACAGGTCCTAATGCTGGGCTATATGAATAAAGAAGCGTTAGAAAAAACAGAGACAGAAGGTAAGGTGACCTTTTTCAGCAGAAGCAAAGGTAGACTATGGACAAAAGGTGAAACTTCTGGTAATTACCTTATGGTTGAAGATATTAGGACAGATTGTGATAATGATACAATTCTTATAAAGGCAAAACCAATCGGACCTACTTGTCACACAGGTAAAACCTCATGTTTTGATGGTGATAAAACTACTTCAAGAGGTTTTTTATACGAACTAGAGAAAGTTATAGAGCAAAGAATCACAGATAATACAGAAGGGTCATATACGGCACAACTATTCAGTAAAGGAATTAATAAAGTAGCACAGAAGGTTGGTGAAGAAGCTGTAGAGTTAGTTATTGAATCAAAGGATGATAATCTTGAATTGTTTAAAAATGAAGCAGCTGATTTAATGTACCACTTCCTGATATTACTTAAAACAAAGAATCTGCGTCTGGAAGATATCGAAGAGGTTTTATCCGATAGGCACAAATAG
- the rpmA gene encoding 50S ribosomal protein L27: MAHKKGVGSSKNGRESESKRLGVKLYGGEIAKAGNILVRQRGTSHHPGENVGIGKDHTLFALVDGVVVFRKRKNNRSYVSVQPMVEAEA, translated from the coding sequence ATGGCACATAAAAAAGGAGTTGGTAGCTCGAAGAACGGCCGCGAATCGGAAAGTAAACGATTGGGCGTTAAATTGTATGGTGGAGAAATAGCTAAAGCAGGAAATATTCTTGTTCGTCAACGTGGTACTTCTCATCACCCGGGTGAAAATGTAGGTATTGGAAAAGATCACACACTGTTTGCTTTAGTAGACGGAGTTGTGGTATTTCGCAAGAGAAAAAATAATCGCTCGTACGTATCAGTACAGCCTATGGTAGAAGCAGAAGCTTAA
- a CDS encoding bifunctional ADP-dependent NAD(P)H-hydrate dehydratase/NAD(P)H-hydrate epimerase has translation MKILTSQQIRYVDAETIKREAISSLELMKRASTAFYNWFIEKYSNKSTSVLIFSGVGNNGGDGLFIARLLHKSGYSVKVCIVEYKNQYSEDCAHNFRRAKAENISIIKIYNEDQIPDICKYDVVIDGIFGTGLSRDVTGIAESVIGKINESGAKVISIDVPSGLFLERKTTFAVKATETVTFQIPKLALFLPENNLFTGNVTIIDIGLNEQAISESDSNIYFTEKSEISKLIKPLNLFAHKGTVGHALIVGGSLGKCGSVCLASRAALKTGCGLVTAYMPKCGVQVIQINFPEAMAIEDRGERYISNIDFEIKPDAIGIGVGMGQNEETKKALHDFLINNKVPLVIDADGINILSSNHNWIELLKPDTILTPHPGELSRLVGGWSDDYDKIQKTRLFAQKYNLIIVVKGAYTLIIDSENIYMNSTGTPALATAGSGDVLTGIITSLLAQGYNPIDSAKVGVYIHGMTADFTTKSINPRSFVASDIIENIGNAYNNLEKIR, from the coding sequence ATGAAAATACTCACTTCACAACAGATTCGGTATGTAGATGCCGAGACCATCAAAAGAGAAGCTATTTCTTCGCTTGAGTTAATGAAGCGGGCTTCTACTGCATTCTACAACTGGTTCATCGAGAAATATTCTAATAAAAGCACTTCTGTACTTATTTTTTCCGGAGTAGGGAATAATGGTGGAGATGGGTTGTTTATTGCCCGTTTACTACATAAATCGGGTTACAGTGTAAAGGTGTGTATTGTTGAGTATAAGAATCAATATAGCGAAGATTGTGCTCATAATTTCCGCCGTGCTAAAGCAGAGAATATTTCAATAATTAAAATTTATAATGAAGATCAAATACCAGATATATGTAAATATGATGTGGTTATTGATGGGATTTTCGGGACCGGACTTTCGAGAGATGTCACCGGAATTGCTGAATCTGTAATTGGGAAAATAAATGAGAGTGGCGCAAAAGTTATCAGTATAGATGTGCCTAGCGGTCTCTTTCTTGAAAGAAAAACAACTTTTGCTGTTAAAGCCACAGAAACAGTAACATTTCAAATACCAAAGCTGGCTCTGTTTTTACCGGAAAATAACTTGTTTACTGGTAATGTTACTATAATTGATATTGGATTGAATGAACAAGCAATTTCCGAATCTGATAGTAATATTTACTTTACTGAGAAAAGTGAGATATCGAAACTTATTAAGCCCCTGAATTTATTTGCACATAAAGGTACTGTAGGTCATGCTCTCATAGTGGGTGGAAGTCTTGGAAAGTGTGGTTCAGTTTGTTTAGCTTCGAGGGCTGCTTTGAAAACAGGGTGTGGATTAGTTACCGCGTATATGCCAAAGTGTGGTGTACAGGTTATTCAGATCAATTTTCCCGAAGCGATGGCAATAGAGGATAGAGGTGAAAGATATATCTCCAATATTGATTTCGAAATTAAGCCTGATGCAATTGGTATTGGAGTGGGAATGGGACAAAATGAAGAGACAAAAAAAGCACTCCACGATTTTTTAATTAATAATAAAGTACCATTGGTTATAGATGCAGATGGAATAAATATTCTTTCCTCGAACCACAATTGGATAGAACTACTGAAACCTGATACTATATTAACTCCACATCCGGGTGAACTTTCAAGATTGGTTGGTGGATGGAGCGACGACTATGATAAAATTCAGAAAACAAGGTTATTCGCACAAAAGTATAACTTGATAATTGTTGTGAAAGGTGCATATACTTTAATCATAGATTCTGAAAATATTTATATGAACAGTACAGGTACTCCTGCACTTGCAACAGCCGGAAGCGGTGATGTTTTAACCGGAATTATAACAAGTCTGCTTGCTCAGGGATATAATCCTATTGATTCCGCAAAAGTAGGGGTTTACATTCATGGTATGACTGCAGATTTTACAACCAAATCAATTAATCCCAGATCATTTGTTGCTTCCGATATAATTGAAAATATTGGAAATGCATATAATAATCTCGAAAAAATCAGATGA
- a CDS encoding PG0541 family transporter-associated protein: MKAVMIVLDQAHYDEIVENLNTLNIRGFTSWREVHGRGSKNGIPHYGSHAWPSVNNSILTIVEDDRVPLLLKYLKDLDNESPNLGLRAFVWNIEDMI; encoded by the coding sequence ATGAAAGCAGTAATGATTGTATTAGACCAGGCTCACTACGATGAGATTGTTGAAAATCTGAACACATTAAATATACGCGGATTTACTTCCTGGAGAGAAGTTCATGGCAGAGGCAGTAAAAATGGAATTCCTCATTATGGTTCTCATGCGTGGCCTTCAGTTAATAATTCAATTCTCACAATTGTAGAAGATGACAGGGTTCCACTTTTATTGAAATATCTAAAAGATCTGGATAATGAGTCACCCAACCTTGGCTTAAGAGCATTTGTCTGGAATATTGAAGATATGATTTGA
- the pncB gene encoding nicotinate phosphoribosyltransferase — protein MSVIRSLLDTDLYKFTTSYAYSKLFPRAHGEFEFVDRSNGDYPDGFDILLKKEIEKMSTLSLSQGEENFIRQQMPYLPPTYIDFLKGFRFDPSEVDIRLEDKKLHINAKGLLYRVTLWETPILATVSELFFREMGKYPDRKYMEEAAIEKAMRMKEHDITFSLFGMRRRFSFEVEDRVTELLKQHAGDSLYGTSNVYMAYKHNLSVSGTHPHEWVQFHGSIYGYKMANYMSMEDWINVFDGDLGTVLTDTYTTDVFLRNFSKKHAALFTSLRHDSGDPFVFIDKVIRRYEELRINPKMKYLVFSDSLNVDKAIEIKNYCNNRIGSTFGIGTNLTNDVSSKIKSMNIVMKLFRCKMTAKEEWQECVKLSDVEGKHTGSEREIMLVKATLGL, from the coding sequence ATGAGTGTTATTAGAAGTCTGCTTGATACAGATCTTTATAAGTTTACAACAAGCTATGCTTATTCCAAGCTTTTCCCAAGAGCACATGGAGAGTTTGAATTTGTGGATAGGAGTAATGGTGATTATCCTGATGGGTTTGACATACTGCTGAAAAAAGAGATAGAGAAGATGTCAACTTTATCACTTTCTCAAGGAGAGGAGAATTTTATCAGGCAACAGATGCCATATTTACCACCCACTTATATAGATTTCCTTAAAGGTTTCAGATTTGACCCCTCTGAGGTTGATATCAGGCTTGAAGATAAAAAGCTACATATAAACGCTAAAGGACTCCTTTATAGGGTGACACTTTGGGAAACTCCTATACTTGCAACAGTGTCAGAGCTGTTTTTCAGGGAGATGGGAAAATATCCCGACAGGAAGTATATGGAGGAGGCTGCTATTGAAAAAGCGATGAGAATGAAAGAGCATGATATAACATTTTCACTCTTTGGAATGCGGCGTAGGTTTAGCTTTGAAGTGGAAGACAGAGTTACAGAGCTTCTTAAGCAACATGCAGGTGATAGTTTATATGGCACCAGTAATGTTTACATGGCATACAAGCACAACCTTAGTGTTTCAGGCACTCATCCGCATGAATGGGTTCAGTTTCATGGATCAATATATGGCTATAAGATGGCCAATTATATGTCAATGGAAGATTGGATAAATGTTTTTGATGGTGATCTTGGCACTGTTCTCACTGATACATATACAACCGATGTTTTCCTTCGCAATTTCAGTAAGAAACATGCAGCATTGTTTACAAGTCTGAGACATGATAGTGGAGATCCGTTTGTTTTTATTGATAAAGTAATTCGCAGATATGAAGAGTTGCGAATTAATCCAAAGATGAAGTATCTGGTGTTCTCAGATAGTCTTAATGTAGATAAAGCAATAGAAATTAAGAATTACTGCAACAATCGAATAGGATCAACTTTTGGAATTGGCACTAACCTTACCAATGATGTCTCATCAAAAATAAAAAGCATGAATATTGTCATGAAGCTCTTTCGCTGTAAAATGACAGCAAAAGAGGAGTGGCAGGAGTGTGTGAAGCTATCAGATGTAGAAGGTAAGCACACAGGTAGTGAAAGAGAGATAATGCTTGTGAAAGCTACATTGGGATTATAG
- the rplU gene encoding 50S ribosomal protein L21 — protein sequence MYVIVDIQGQQFKVEQNQRLFVHRINAEQGSEVEFEKVMLIDKDGEVTVGTPVVDGAKVVLEVLSHVKGDKVLVFKKKRRKGYRKLNGHRQQFSEVRVKEIIA from the coding sequence ATGTACGTAATAGTAGATATTCAGGGTCAACAATTTAAAGTTGAACAAAATCAAAGATTATTCGTCCACAGAATAAATGCTGAGCAAGGTAGCGAAGTGGAGTTTGAAAAGGTGATGCTCATTGATAAAGATGGTGAAGTCACAGTTGGAACTCCAGTAGTGGATGGAGCAAAAGTAGTTTTAGAAGTTCTTTCTCACGTAAAAGGTGACAAAGTACTCGTTTTCAAAAAGAAAAGAAGAAAAGGTTACAGGAAACTAAACGGACATCGTCAACAGTTTTCAGAAGTGAGAGTTAAAGAAATTATTGCTTAA